A part of Desulfotomaculum nigrificans DSM 574 genomic DNA contains:
- the spoIID gene encoding stage II sporulation protein D codes for MKRFLLLLTLLAITITIVNSTNQNRRPQIKSAPPTVKLYNHETGKIESLPLEEYLVGVVAAEMPAEFPMEALKAQAVAARTYIMQRLAPGGVANSEHPGADVSSDPREGQAWISRAEMEKRWGKVRTLEYYYKIKWAVDTTKGEVLTYHNQLIIPAYHASCGGGTESAENVWVAATPYLKGVDCPYCADPNPERQVTYTLAELDKKLKTNLSAIPVTAGNRARAVMITAETTTGRPKEIKIGNKTYPATLLRELLNLRSTRISWKLQGDKITFITKGYGHGVGMCQYGAKGYAQHGKNYKEILKHYYTGVEIEKMN; via the coding sequence ATGAAACGATTCCTCCTACTACTAACCCTACTGGCCATAACTATCACCATAGTTAATAGCACAAACCAAAACCGCCGACCCCAAATAAAATCCGCCCCCCCCACCGTCAAACTATACAACCACGAAACAGGCAAAATTGAATCCCTGCCCCTGGAAGAATACCTGGTGGGAGTAGTGGCTGCCGAAATGCCCGCTGAATTTCCAATGGAAGCCCTGAAGGCCCAGGCCGTAGCCGCCCGAACCTACATCATGCAGCGCCTGGCCCCGGGCGGCGTAGCCAACTCTGAGCACCCCGGGGCCGATGTATCCAGCGACCCCAGGGAAGGACAAGCCTGGATTTCCCGGGCGGAAATGGAAAAAAGATGGGGCAAAGTCAGAACCCTGGAATACTACTACAAAATAAAATGGGCCGTGGACACCACCAAAGGAGAAGTCCTAACCTACCACAACCAACTAATCATTCCTGCCTACCATGCCTCCTGCGGCGGCGGCACCGAAAGCGCCGAAAACGTATGGGTAGCAGCCACCCCCTACCTGAAAGGAGTAGACTGCCCCTACTGTGCCGACCCCAACCCGGAAAGACAAGTAACCTACACCCTGGCCGAGCTGGATAAAAAACTAAAAACCAACCTGTCCGCCATCCCGGTAACCGCCGGCAACCGGGCCAGGGCGGTAATGATCACGGCAGAAACAACCACCGGCCGGCCCAAAGAAATAAAAATAGGCAACAAAACCTACCCCGCCACCCTGCTGAGAGAACTGCTGAACCTGAGATCCACCAGAATAAGCTGGAAACTGCAGGGTGACAAAATAACCTTCATCACCAAAGGCTACGGCCACGGCGTAGGCATGTGCCAATACGGCGCCAAAGGCTACGCCCAACACGGCAAAAACTACAAAGAAATCCTAAAACACTACTACACAGGAGTAGAAATAGAAAAAATGAATTGA
- the murA gene encoding UDP-N-acetylglucosamine 1-carboxyvinyltransferase codes for MKKIIIKGNKPLQGTIRVSGAKNAVLPILAASLLTTTSTKLLDVPRLADVEVICSVLAHLGAQITAKPGQLAITVPELSQTEAPYEYVRKMRASFLVMGPLLARAGRARISLPGGCAIGTRPIDLHLKGFAALGADIRYGSGYIEACAKQLQGAKIYLDFPSVGATENIMMAAVLASGQTCIENAAEEPEIVDLANFLNAMGAQIKGAGTKVIRIDGVKELTGTTHAVIPDRIEAGTYLVAAAITGGSVVVENVINDHLKPVVAKLKEAGVELTEDDNSIKVNCPGRVKGVDIKTLPYPGFPTDMQAQFMALMAVAEGTSIITETVFENRFMHVNELKRMGAKIKIEGRTAIVQGVKTLTGAQVKATDLRAGAAMILAGLAAAGETEVSNIYHIDRGYENLIEKLKAIGAEIKRVEEKEPAQN; via the coding sequence ATGAAGAAAATCATTATCAAGGGTAACAAACCATTACAAGGAACCATACGAGTAAGCGGCGCCAAAAACGCCGTTCTGCCTATACTGGCAGCCTCCCTGCTGACCACCACCTCCACCAAACTGCTGGACGTTCCCCGTTTAGCTGACGTGGAGGTTATCTGCTCTGTCCTGGCACACCTGGGAGCCCAAATAACAGCAAAACCAGGCCAACTGGCAATCACAGTGCCTGAACTGAGCCAAACCGAGGCCCCTTACGAGTATGTCCGCAAAATGAGGGCATCCTTTTTGGTGATGGGACCGCTGCTGGCCAGAGCAGGCCGGGCCCGGATTTCCTTACCCGGCGGTTGTGCCATCGGCACCAGACCCATCGACCTGCACCTCAAAGGCTTTGCCGCCCTGGGGGCAGATATCCGTTACGGCTCCGGCTATATCGAGGCCTGTGCCAAACAGTTACAAGGGGCCAAAATCTACCTGGACTTTCCCAGTGTCGGGGCCACCGAAAACATCATGATGGCCGCCGTACTGGCCAGCGGGCAGACCTGCATTGAAAATGCTGCCGAAGAACCGGAAATTGTTGACCTGGCCAACTTTCTAAACGCCATGGGAGCCCAAATAAAAGGCGCCGGTACCAAGGTAATTCGCATTGACGGGGTAAAAGAACTAACCGGCACCACCCACGCCGTAATCCCTGATCGCATAGAAGCCGGCACCTACCTGGTGGCCGCCGCCATCACCGGAGGCAGTGTGGTGGTGGAAAACGTCATTAACGACCACCTGAAACCGGTGGTGGCCAAACTAAAAGAAGCCGGTGTGGAATTGACAGAAGACGATAACAGCATCAAAGTAAACTGCCCCGGCCGGGTTAAAGGCGTAGACATCAAAACCCTGCCCTACCCCGGCTTTCCCACCGACATGCAGGCCCAATTCATGGCCCTCATGGCCGTTGCCGAAGGCACCAGCATTATCACCGAAACAGTCTTCGAAAACAGATTCATGCACGTAAACGAACTAAAACGTATGGGCGCCAAAATAAAAATAGAAGGCCGCACCGCCATCGTGCAGGGGGTAAAAACCCTCACCGGCGCCCAGGTCAAAGCGACGGACCTGCGAGCCGGCGCCGCCATGATCCTGGCCGGCCTGGCCGCCGCAGGAGAAACCGAAGTAAGCAACATCTACCACATAGACAGAGGCTACGAAAACCTGATCGAAAAACTAAAAGCCATAGGAGCAGAAATAAAAAGAGTAGAAGAAAAAGAACCGGCACAAAATTAA
- a CDS encoding F0F1 ATP synthase subunit epsilon translates to MAKTQRLDIVTPEKVVFSEEIDFIVAPGADGELGILPEHAPLVTALKIGVMRVQQDGKFFKVAVSGGFMEVKNSRVVVLADTAERADEIDVERARAAKQRAEQRLASKSPEIDVARAEIALHKAINRLKAAE, encoded by the coding sequence ATGGCTAAAACCCAGCGCCTTGATATCGTCACGCCGGAAAAAGTTGTCTTCAGTGAAGAGATCGACTTCATCGTAGCCCCCGGCGCTGACGGTGAACTAGGTATCTTACCTGAACACGCTCCCCTGGTAACCGCCCTCAAGATAGGTGTCATGAGGGTGCAGCAGGATGGTAAATTCTTTAAAGTGGCCGTCAGCGGTGGGTTCATGGAAGTTAAGAACAGCCGGGTGGTTGTTCTGGCTGACACCGCCGAACGCGCCGACGAAATTGATGTAGAAAGGGCCAGGGCGGCCAAACAGCGCGCCGAACAGCGCCTGGCCAGCAAAAGCCCCGAAATAGACGTGGCCCGGGCAGAAATTGCCCTGCACAAAGCCATAAACCGCCTGAAAGCGGCCGAATAA
- the atpD gene encoding F0F1 ATP synthase subunit beta gives MNVGHIVSVIGVVVDVEFPPGQVPDIYSAVKIRTEDQEDKSTQWNLTLEVAQHLGNNRVRCVAMSSTEGLKRGMKVVDTGKPISVPVGRPVLGRLLNVLGEVIDGKEPVKADKYYPIHRPAPALIDQSTKAEVLETGIKVIDLMIPFLKGGKIGLFGGAGVGKTVIVMELINNIAKQHGGISVFAGVGERTREGNDLYHEMKEAGVLDKTIMVFGQMNEPPGARLRVGLTGLTMAEYFRDEEGADTLLFIDNIFRFTQAGSEVSALLGRMPSAVGYQPTLATEMGQLQERITSTRKGSVTSVQAIYVPADDLTDPAPANAFAHLDATVVLSRQIAELGIYPAVDPLDSTSRILDPQIVGKEHYECARGVQAVLQRYKELQDIIAILGMDELSDEDKLIVARARKLQRFLSQPFHVAETFTGRPGKYVPLKDTIRSFNEILAGKHDHLPEQAFYMAGAIEEVVENAKRIEAGA, from the coding sequence ATGAACGTTGGCCATATCGTCAGTGTTATCGGTGTGGTTGTGGACGTCGAGTTCCCGCCAGGCCAGGTACCTGATATATATAGTGCGGTGAAAATCCGTACTGAAGACCAGGAAGACAAGTCCACACAGTGGAACTTAACCCTGGAAGTGGCCCAGCACCTGGGTAACAACCGCGTACGTTGCGTAGCCATGTCCTCCACTGAAGGTCTTAAACGGGGCATGAAAGTGGTTGACACCGGCAAACCCATCTCCGTTCCCGTAGGCCGTCCCGTTCTGGGCCGCCTGCTGAACGTACTGGGCGAAGTAATTGACGGGAAGGAGCCCGTTAAAGCAGACAAATACTATCCCATTCACCGTCCTGCTCCGGCTTTGATTGACCAGTCCACCAAGGCCGAAGTTTTGGAAACCGGTATCAAGGTTATCGACCTGATGATTCCCTTCCTGAAGGGTGGTAAAATCGGTCTGTTCGGTGGTGCCGGTGTAGGTAAGACCGTTATCGTTATGGAGCTCATTAACAACATCGCCAAGCAGCACGGTGGTATCTCCGTATTTGCCGGCGTTGGTGAGCGGACCCGTGAAGGTAACGACCTGTACCATGAAATGAAAGAAGCAGGCGTATTGGATAAAACCATCATGGTGTTCGGTCAGATGAACGAACCGCCGGGTGCCCGTCTGCGGGTAGGCTTGACCGGTCTGACCATGGCCGAGTACTTCCGTGACGAAGAGGGTGCCGACACCCTGTTGTTCATTGACAACATCTTCCGTTTCACCCAGGCCGGTTCTGAGGTTTCCGCGCTGCTGGGCCGTATGCCCTCGGCGGTAGGTTACCAGCCCACCCTGGCCACTGAAATGGGTCAATTACAAGAACGTATTACCTCCACCCGGAAGGGTTCCGTTACCTCGGTACAGGCCATTTACGTGCCTGCTGACGACTTGACCGACCCGGCGCCGGCCAACGCCTTCGCGCACCTGGACGCCACCGTTGTGTTGAGCCGTCAAATCGCCGAGCTGGGTATCTATCCGGCTGTTGACCCGCTGGATTCCACCTCCCGGATTCTGGATCCCCAGATTGTAGGTAAAGAACACTACGAATGCGCCCGTGGCGTACAGGCTGTGCTGCAGCGCTATAAAGAACTGCAGGACATCATCGCCATCCTGGGTATGGACGAACTGTCCGACGAGGATAAACTGATCGTGGCCCGGGCCCGGAAACTGCAGCGTTTCCTGTCCCAGCCCTTCCACGTTGCCGAAACCTTTACCGGTCGTCCCGGTAAATATGTACCATTGAAAGATACCATCCGTAGCTTCAACGAAATCCTGGCCGGTAAACACGACCACCTGCCTGAGCAGGCCTTCTACATGGCAGGGGCCATTGAGGAAGTTGTGGAGAACGCAAAACGTATTGAGGCTGGTGCATAA
- the atpG gene encoding ATP synthase F1 subunit gamma: MPSARDLRRRIKSIKSTQQITKAMKMVAAAKLRRAQEAVESARPFALKIKDVLSRVAAASGGAKHPLLEVREVKRTAYVVITADRGLCGGFNANILRRAAGELQKDNNPAIVAVGRKSRDYFTRRNFDVVASFVRLGETIQFSQAKEIAKFVMDKYVAGEFDEVYLVFSEFVNVLTQRPVKVKLLPVETPAEEKKGPAVEYIFEPNAESVLASLLPTYVETTVFRAMLESKAGEQGARMTAMDSATKNAKELIHKLTLSLNRARQAAITKEISEIVGGAAALE; this comes from the coding sequence ATGCCCAGTGCCCGTGATCTTAGGCGCCGGATTAAGAGTATTAAGAGTACCCAACAAATCACCAAAGCCATGAAAATGGTGGCTGCCGCTAAACTGCGCCGGGCCCAGGAGGCGGTGGAATCTGCCCGTCCCTTTGCCCTGAAAATTAAAGACGTCTTAAGCCGTGTGGCTGCTGCCAGCGGTGGTGCCAAACACCCGCTGTTAGAGGTACGGGAGGTCAAAAGAACCGCCTATGTAGTTATTACCGCCGACCGGGGCCTGTGTGGCGGCTTTAACGCCAACATCCTGCGGCGGGCTGCCGGTGAACTGCAAAAAGATAACAACCCGGCCATTGTGGCTGTGGGGCGTAAATCCCGGGATTACTTTACCCGCCGCAATTTTGATGTAGTGGCTTCCTTTGTCCGGTTAGGTGAAACAATCCAATTTTCACAGGCCAAGGAAATCGCCAAGTTTGTCATGGATAAATACGTGGCCGGCGAGTTTGACGAAGTATACCTGGTCTTCAGCGAGTTTGTTAACGTGTTGACCCAGCGCCCGGTTAAAGTCAAGCTGTTGCCGGTGGAGACACCGGCGGAAGAGAAAAAGGGGCCGGCGGTGGAATACATCTTTGAGCCCAACGCCGAATCCGTACTGGCCAGTCTCCTGCCCACCTACGTGGAAACCACCGTATTCAGGGCCATGCTGGAATCCAAAGCCGGCGAACAGGGTGCCCGCATGACCGCCATGGATTCTGCCACCAAGAACGCGAAAGAATTAATCCATAAACTAACCCTGTCCTTAAACCGGGCCCGCCAGGCTGCTATCACCAAGGAAATCTCCGAAATCGTCGGCGGCGCCGCAGCACTAGAATAG
- the atpA gene encoding F0F1 ATP synthase subunit alpha, with the protein MNLRPEEISSIIRQQIDKYEAQLEVSDVGTVIQVGDGIARVYGLEDCMASELLEFPGGTMGMALNLEEDNIGCVILGPYTHIKEGDPVKRTGRIISVPVGEALIGRVVNPLGQPIDGKGPIKTDKFRATERIAPGVITRKSVSVPLQTGIKAIDAMVPIGRGQRELIIGDRQTGKTAVAVDTIINQKGQNVICIYVAIGQKASTVAGVVQTLENHGAMEYTIVVAANASEPAPLLYLAPYAGCAMGEEFMDNGKDVLIVYDDLSKQAAAYREMSLLLRRPPGREAFPGDVFYLHSRLLERAARLAPEYGGGSLTALPIIETQAGDVSAYIPTNVISITDGQIFLETDLFNAGQRPAISVGLSVSRVGGAAQIKAMKQVAGQLRLDLAQYRELAAFAQFGSDLDKATQARLNRGARTVQILKQGQYKPYPVEEQVVVIYTAVKGFLDDIELNKITAFEEGFIKFMRSAKADILAAIRNDKEIKPETDAKLQAAIEEFKKTFA; encoded by the coding sequence ATGAATTTGCGACCTGAAGAGATCAGCTCGATCATTAGGCAGCAAATCGACAAATACGAGGCCCAGTTAGAAGTATCTGACGTGGGCACCGTTATCCAGGTCGGCGACGGTATCGCCCGTGTTTATGGCCTAGAGGACTGCATGGCTTCCGAACTGTTAGAGTTCCCCGGCGGTACCATGGGCATGGCCCTCAACCTGGAAGAAGATAACATCGGTTGCGTTATTTTGGGTCCCTACACCCATATTAAAGAAGGCGACCCGGTTAAGCGTACCGGCCGTATTATCTCCGTGCCGGTAGGGGAAGCCCTCATTGGTCGGGTTGTTAACCCCCTGGGCCAGCCCATTGACGGCAAGGGTCCCATTAAAACAGATAAATTCCGTGCCACCGAGCGTATTGCGCCTGGTGTTATTACCCGTAAATCCGTTTCCGTACCCCTGCAGACCGGTATTAAGGCCATTGACGCCATGGTTCCCATCGGCCGGGGCCAGCGGGAATTAATCATTGGTGACCGCCAAACCGGTAAAACCGCCGTGGCTGTCGACACCATCATCAACCAAAAGGGACAAAACGTAATTTGTATTTACGTAGCCATAGGTCAAAAGGCTTCCACCGTAGCCGGTGTGGTACAAACCCTGGAAAACCACGGTGCTATGGAATACACCATCGTGGTAGCTGCCAACGCTTCCGAACCGGCTCCGCTGCTGTACCTGGCTCCTTATGCCGGCTGCGCCATGGGAGAAGAATTCATGGATAACGGCAAGGACGTCTTAATCGTTTACGACGACCTGTCCAAACAGGCCGCTGCTTACCGGGAAATGTCCCTGTTGCTGCGCCGCCCGCCGGGCCGTGAAGCCTTCCCCGGTGACGTATTCTACTTGCACTCCCGCCTGTTGGAGCGGGCTGCCCGGCTGGCTCCCGAATATGGCGGCGGATCACTGACCGCTCTGCCCATCATTGAAACCCAGGCCGGTGACGTGTCTGCTTACATTCCCACCAACGTTATCTCCATTACCGACGGTCAGATATTCCTGGAGACCGACCTGTTCAACGCCGGTCAGCGTCCTGCTATTTCCGTAGGTCTGTCGGTATCCCGGGTTGGTGGTGCCGCCCAAATTAAAGCTATGAAACAGGTAGCCGGTCAGCTTCGTCTGGACCTGGCCCAGTACCGTGAATTGGCCGCTTTCGCCCAGTTCGGTTCTGACCTGGATAAAGCCACCCAGGCCCGCCTGAACCGTGGTGCCCGTACGGTACAAATTCTGAAGCAGGGCCAGTACAAGCCTTACCCGGTGGAAGAGCAAGTTGTAGTTATCTACACTGCTGTGAAAGGCTTCCTGGATGATATTGAACTGAACAAGATTACTGCCTTTGAAGAAGGCTTCATTAAATTCATGCGTTCCGCCAAGGCCGACATTCTGGCCGCCATTCGGAACGATAAAGAAATTAAGCCTGAGACCGATGCCAAACTGCAGGCAGCCATTGAAGAATTCAAGAAAACCTTTGCGTAG
- a CDS encoding F0F1 ATP synthase subunit delta — protein sequence MMKGAVARRYAQALYEIAVAKGTLATLEEEIKGVALAVEGSAELQRVLYHPQVLPGQKKELLAALFADKISQESMNFLNLIVDKRREKYITGIAEEFVALANAARNTVTAKVTSAIELDEAAKQDILKVLAKISGKEVNPTFRVDPSLIGGVVVQIGDKVIDGSIKTRLATLKSRLMSKTS from the coding sequence ATGATGAAGGGTGCTGTGGCAAGACGCTATGCCCAGGCCCTGTATGAGATCGCCGTAGCCAAAGGCACCCTGGCAACCCTGGAAGAAGAAATCAAGGGTGTTGCTCTGGCGGTGGAAGGGTCTGCAGAACTCCAAAGAGTATTATACCATCCCCAGGTTTTACCTGGACAAAAGAAAGAATTATTAGCGGCCCTGTTTGCCGATAAAATTTCCCAGGAGTCCATGAATTTCTTAAACCTTATAGTGGATAAGCGTAGGGAGAAATACATTACCGGTATAGCCGAAGAATTTGTGGCCCTGGCGAACGCCGCCCGTAATACCGTCACAGCCAAAGTGACCTCGGCCATCGAACTGGACGAGGCAGCCAAGCAAGACATCCTGAAAGTACTGGCTAAGATCTCCGGTAAAGAAGTCAACCCCACCTTCCGGGTGGATCCTTCTTTAATCGGCGGTGTGGTGGTACAGATTGGCGACAAAGTTATAGACGGCAGTATCAAAACCCGTCTAGCTACCCTCAAATCACGCCTCATGTCAAAAACCAGTTAA
- the atpF gene encoding F0F1 ATP synthase subunit B, which produces MESLGFNATLLAQMINFLILLILLRAVAYKPFMNMLEKRRELIESSIAAAEEDKKQAEQLRANLQAELKHTREEAAEILARATKNAEEQAQAIIEAAKAEAARVKESALAEIQREKEKAVAELKDQVATLSILVAGKIIDQKLDANLQKDLVNKFIKEAGVLQ; this is translated from the coding sequence GTGGAGAGTTTAGGTTTTAATGCGACACTTTTAGCCCAGATGATAAACTTCCTGATCTTATTGATTCTGCTCCGGGCGGTGGCATACAAGCCCTTTATGAACATGCTGGAAAAGCGCCGGGAATTAATCGAAAGCAGCATTGCTGCGGCTGAAGAAGATAAAAAGCAGGCCGAACAACTGCGTGCCAACCTGCAGGCTGAACTGAAGCACACACGGGAAGAGGCCGCTGAAATACTGGCCCGGGCCACTAAGAACGCCGAAGAACAAGCCCAGGCCATTATCGAAGCAGCCAAGGCTGAAGCCGCACGGGTTAAAGAATCCGCCCTGGCCGAAATCCAGCGGGAAAAGGAAAAAGCCGTGGCCGAATTAAAAGATCAGGTTGCTACTCTCTCCATTTTAGTGGCTGGCAAAATTATCGACCAGAAGTTGGATGCCAACCTGCAAAAAGATCTGGTCAACAAATTTATTAAAGAGGCAGGGGTTCTACAATGA
- the atpE gene encoding F0F1 ATP synthase subunit C, translating into MEVGAAAAIATGLAVGLGALGAAIGDGIATGNAISSIARQPEAKGTIQTTMFISVGLIESIPIIAVVIAFMLFGKLG; encoded by the coding sequence ATGGAAGTAGGAGCTGCTGCTGCTATCGCCACCGGTCTGGCTGTAGGTCTGGGTGCCCTGGGTGCTGCTATTGGTGACGGTATTGCTACCGGTAATGCTATTTCATCAATCGCTCGTCAACCCGAGGCAAAAGGTACCATTCAAACCACCATGTTTATTTCCGTAGGTCTAATTGAATCCATCCCCATCATTGCCGTAGTTATCGCCTTCATGCTGTTTGGTAAACTCGGTTAA
- the atpB gene encoding F0F1 ATP synthase subunit A has translation MSAAAAAGHHDMLHEVEVALNYWGLPLFTEYDKYWHVFGLSISPRTMIMTWLTMALVLLFAWYCTRKLDVRKPGKAQALFELLWDFLGEQVYANLGHKKGAPMVTIVLTFFIFILFANLLGLVPTLNSPTADKNTTFGLALIVVFLIHYFGIKFTGVGKHVGHYFQPFKPFVVLNLIEEVARPVTLAFRLYGNIFAGEVLIAVLLGLISINAYVFGGFLPSVIWLAFSVFVGCVQAFVFSMLTIAYVAQMAGDEH, from the coding sequence ATGAGTGCTGCGGCTGCGGCCGGCCACCACGATATGTTGCACGAGGTGGAAGTGGCCCTTAACTACTGGGGTCTCCCCTTATTCACAGAATATGACAAGTACTGGCATGTGTTTGGACTTAGTATCAGTCCCCGCACCATGATTATGACCTGGCTTACCATGGCCCTGGTACTGCTGTTTGCCTGGTATTGCACCAGAAAGCTGGATGTCAGAAAACCCGGTAAGGCCCAGGCCCTGTTTGAACTTTTGTGGGATTTTCTGGGTGAGCAAGTATACGCTAACCTGGGCCACAAAAAAGGTGCCCCAATGGTAACCATAGTTTTAACCTTCTTCATCTTTATTCTCTTTGCCAACTTGCTTGGCCTGGTACCAACCCTTAACTCACCGACGGCGGATAAAAACACCACCTTTGGCTTGGCCCTGATTGTTGTTTTCCTGATCCACTATTTTGGTATCAAGTTCACCGGTGTGGGCAAACACGTAGGCCACTACTTCCAACCATTTAAGCCCTTCGTGGTGCTGAACCTGATTGAAGAAGTGGCCAGACCGGTAACCCTGGCTTTCCGTCTTTACGGTAACATCTTTGCCGGTGAAGTGCTGATAGCCGTGTTGCTGGGTCTTATCAGTATCAACGCTTATGTCTTTGGTGGTTTCCTTCCGTCAGTTATCTGGCTTGCCTTCTCGGTTTTCGTAGGCTGTGTCCAGGCATTCGTATTCTCTATGCTGACCATTGCCTATGTAGCTCAAATGGCAGGTGACGAACACTAG
- a CDS encoding ATP synthase subunit I has translation MLESSTIPGLEQQLKRTVKYTSIVVAVVAVAMVVDLHNAVYKGFFIGTLISLQNSIFLSRRIKKVSAIKHVGKAISYMRRGFYIRLILIIATLWLSSRIPGVSVNAAAVGLFVAPTLSIADFLITLVKEHHLSKGYRISSSPRTSNKKLNSEGGENA, from the coding sequence ATGCTGGAGTCCTCAACCATACCCGGTCTGGAACAACAACTAAAGCGGACAGTTAAATACACATCAATTGTAGTAGCTGTTGTGGCCGTTGCCATGGTGGTGGACTTGCATAATGCCGTATACAAAGGGTTCTTTATCGGTACTCTGATCAGCTTGCAAAACTCTATCTTCCTCAGTCGGAGAATTAAAAAGGTCTCCGCAATTAAGCATGTGGGTAAAGCAATTTCATACATGCGCAGGGGCTTTTATATCCGTCTCATATTAATAATAGCCACCCTGTGGTTGTCCAGCAGAATTCCTGGTGTCAGCGTGAATGCCGCAGCGGTGGGTTTGTTTGTTGCCCCAACCCTCTCTATAGCCGACTTTCTCATCACCCTGGTCAAAGAGCACCACTTGTCCAAGGGATATCGGATTTCGAGCTCGCCTCGAACTTCCAATAAAAAACTTAACAGTGAAGGGGGTGAAAATGCATGA
- a CDS encoding AtpZ/AtpI family protein, which yields MSEKNKGGPLRAFGLASTIGVEIATTTVAGFMGGRWLDSKLHTDPWLMLAGLLLGMGTGIWGVYQTLETFRKKDEGE from the coding sequence ATGAGCGAAAAAAATAAAGGCGGCCCGCTGCGAGCCTTTGGCCTGGCCTCAACCATCGGGGTGGAGATTGCCACCACCACCGTGGCGGGTTTCATGGGCGGCCGCTGGTTGGACAGCAAACTGCATACCGATCCCTGGTTGATGCTGGCAGGTCTGCTGCTGGGCATGGGCACAGGGATATGGGGAGTATACCAAACACTGGAAACCTTTCGCAAGAAAGACGAGGGTGAGTAG
- the wecB gene encoding non-hydrolyzing UDP-N-acetylglucosamine 2-epimerase — MLKVLTIFGTRPEAIKMAPLVKELGNRPDKIKSLVAVTAQHREMLDQVLELFDIIPDYDLNIMQQGQTLYDITSRALQGLKEVLADCNPDLVLVHGDTTTTFVAALAAFYRQIPVGHVEAGLRTHNKYSPFPEEMNRHLTGVLAEYHFAPTEKAMQNLIRENVNQDQIFVTGNTVIDALKATVRPNYVFSDPLLNSIDFANQRVLLVTTHRRENLGAPMRHIYQALKEIVETHPDVAIVFPVHKNPAVRRVVHEVLGQVPRVHLIEPLQYEPFINLMQRCYLVLTDSGGMQEEAPSLGKPVLVLRSTTERPEAVEAGTVKLVGTDREVVLSVTKELLNNPQAYRSMAEAVNPYGDGLAAKRIADFICYKFHLSDKQPEEFLPGK; from the coding sequence ATGCTAAAAGTACTAACCATCTTCGGTACAAGACCCGAAGCCATCAAAATGGCCCCATTAGTAAAAGAACTCGGTAACCGGCCTGATAAGATAAAATCATTAGTCGCCGTTACTGCTCAACATAGAGAAATGCTCGACCAAGTCCTGGAACTGTTTGATATCATCCCGGACTACGACCTGAACATTATGCAACAGGGCCAGACCCTGTATGACATAACCTCAAGGGCCCTGCAGGGCTTGAAAGAAGTACTGGCCGACTGCAACCCCGACCTGGTGCTGGTCCATGGTGATACCACCACCACCTTTGTGGCAGCCCTGGCGGCCTTCTACCGGCAAATCCCGGTGGGCCATGTGGAAGCGGGACTGCGCACCCACAATAAATACTCCCCCTTCCCGGAGGAAATGAACCGGCATTTGACCGGCGTCCTGGCTGAGTACCACTTTGCCCCCACCGAAAAGGCCATGCAAAACCTGATCAGGGAAAATGTAAACCAGGACCAAATTTTTGTCACCGGCAACACTGTGATCGATGCCCTGAAGGCCACCGTTAGGCCAAACTATGTATTTTCCGACCCCCTGTTGAACAGTATAGATTTTGCCAACCAGCGTGTCCTGCTGGTCACCACCCACCGCCGGGAAAACCTGGGTGCACCCATGCGGCACATTTACCAGGCCCTCAAGGAAATTGTGGAAACCCACCCTGACGTGGCCATAGTCTTCCCGGTGCATAAAAACCCGGCCGTCCGGCGGGTAGTCCATGAAGTGTTGGGTCAGGTGCCCCGGGTGCATTTAATTGAACCCCTGCAGTACGAACCCTTCATCAACCTGATGCAGCGCTGCTACCTGGTACTGACCGACTCAGGGGGCATGCAGGAAGAGGCACCGTCCTTGGGTAAACCGGTCCTGGTACTGCGCAGCACCACCGAACGCCCCGAAGCAGTGGAGGCCGGCACCGTCAAACTGGTGGGTACGGACCGGGAAGTTGTACTTTCGGTCACAAAAGAATTATTAAATAACCCTCAGGCTTACCGGTCTATGGCCGAAGCAGTTAACCCCTACGGTGACGGTTTGGCTGCTAAACGCATAGCGGATTTTATTTGTTACAAGTTTCATTTGTCAGATAAACAACCGGAGGAATTTTTGCCCGGCAAGTAA